Proteins encoded together in one Impatiens glandulifera chromosome 1, dImpGla2.1, whole genome shotgun sequence window:
- the LOC124920223 gene encoding cysteine-tryptophan domain-containing zinc finger protein 3-like isoform X1 yields the protein MISVVSRDGRKRLPLDCSVEEKMDETELEEGEAFSSHEVDDSSIDPDALSYIDEKLQDFLGHFQKDFEGGVVSAENLGAMYGGYGSFLPTYQRSPPIAQNSVSNESINIKHIEKTSSQSNLVKEEPSSRLELVNHSAHSSDQKNLRVRIKVGSETVKKNSELYSGLGLDVSPASSLNDSTTDSEDGPDVSPTSILRIMTSLPLLDGVVLSPLTDHMVCLTEREKLRIDSARRSSSNGCHPGLKVKRAENGIRGPLKKEADIDIMDCDELVANTLKLPLLSRSADYAAKGNVKLDHNSEIADLVKEEEKLVSFSKPSAQALNGSKSQTEGVKGSSNWKAIKEECDMETTAVKEQTSLVGKKKPKSKHNVQDAKVTKDSSHVNGHLSKTKIGESKFHNHPQEGKNKYSDFFGDLELGQEDNDVDSVGTPSPSLEPIKSELVGKNTLNHHASKEMVPKLEAPSKGPYQVPPPSNNGPIGDAVHGLSVPPLVKEYWVGCDKCQKWRLLPLGIYPNSLPEKWLCSMLDWLPGMNRCSVSEEETTKAVTAHNLLPPSNGQAIQSGQSDVVVMSGPYSRNAVRADQSHENRGLPSMPCVAKKKPAVKEMSNSMDLGGTEQSLKKNIKASSQSRSLNEVGHIFPAADDLPPHKNKHKEKNKQLDYRSEGGDMRSSKITNKGGLDHSDQDEDLSSGAKRTKRDNNAHQMDEGGSFEKARPSSSSGLSVNASGKAEHRSKEHLKVNKSEGNNSSNYDAKDVRKRKLNEDSKQVYTDVPQDCRGTTEETNENNHKIVKRAKVSISGWKEGDSKGKSSIEPLVKESGSRQPSVAAASSSSKVSGSPVESVSSSPLRISTHDKAKLTRRDPEPKEDCRRNSDSQDEGRRERAFDAPGKNGEYPGVSRARVIEVPSQLENRRSADTHPPTKLPTIDHHGNDDGKRNENEGYLDTSHARKSGKGSLSRSKDSDGGFKDKLSNFSKEFADNSFPSEDIARSGKIRVMDKIDPVDKVAIQKAKSNTQLKLNVKVDTVSSKQEQKQNQNQRFDDDGEKSSRKSTYGKMDQIESLGREKSNLLPPSGRSQNEGLKLANGTSEGYGSVKRAKNGKTLESDQPTKPSPLRRDSFSQSASTAVKEAKDLKHMADRLKKNSGESGESTSLYFQAALKFLHGASLMELSSTETSKQNEMILSTQTYSSTAKLCDFCAHEYEKSKDMAHAALAYKCMEVAYLRVVYTSHNSASRARHELQTALHIVPGESPSSSASDVDNLNHLAAADKSLLTKGVSSPQIAEHVITAKNRPSFQRVLNFAQDANYAMEASRKFRAAFAAAKARNEENLSSVKRALDVNFSDVEGLLRLIRLAMDAMGR from the exons ATGATTTCTGTGGTGAGTAGAGATGGGAGGAAACGGTTACCTTTAGACTGTTCTGTTGAAGAAAAGATGGATGAGACTGAGCTTGAAGAAGGAGAGGCTTTTTCATCTCATGAAGTTGATGATTCGTCCATTGACCCTGATGCTCTATCATATATT GATGAGAAACTTCAAGACTTCCTTGGACATTTCCAGAAGGATTTTGAAGGTGGTGTTGTCTCAGCTGAGAATTTGG GGGCAATGTATGGTGGGTATGGCTCTTTTCTGCCTACCTATCAACGCTCTCCGCCGATAGCTCAGAACAGTGTCTCGAATGAGTCGATAAACATCAAGCATATTGag AAGACATCTTCTCAGAGTAATTTGGTGAAGGAAGAGCCATCTTCAAGGCTTGAGCTTGTTAACCACTCTGCTCATTCATCTGACCAGAAAAATTTGAGAGTTCGAATTAAAGTAGGGTCTGAGACAGTTAAGAAAAATTCTGAACTGTACAGTGGTCTTGGCCTCGATGTTTCTCCAGCTTCATCACTTAATGATAGCACAACTGACAGTGAAGATGGGCCAGATGTCTCACCTACTAGCATTCTCCGG ATTATGACATCATTGCCACTCCTCGATGGCGTAGTATTATCTCCTCTTACTGATCACATGGTTTGCTTGACTGAAAGGGAGAAGTTGCGGATAGATAGTGCACGCAGATCAAGTTCAAACGGGTGTCATCCTGGTTTAAAAGTAAAGAGGGCTGAAAATGGCATCCGTGGTCCATTGAAGAAAGAGGCTGATATTGACATCATGGATTGCGATGAACTTGTTGCTAATACATTGAAGCTTCCTCTTTTGTCTAGATCAGCTGACTATGCTGCGAAGGGTAATGTGAAACTCGATCACAATTCAGAAATAGCTGATCTAGTTAAAGAGGAAGAAAAGTTGGTTAGCTTTTCAAAACCTAGTGCACAGGCTCTAAATGGAAGCAAATCCCAAACTGAGGGAGTCAAGGGCTCTTCAAATTGGAAGGCTATCAAAGAAGAGTGTGATATGGAAACAACAGCTGTGAAGGAGCAAACATCTTTAGTTGGGAAGAAGAAACCGAAAAGTAAACATAATGTGCAAGATGCAAAAGTTACTAAAGACAGTTCCCATGTTAACGGGCATCTCTCGAAAACCAAGATTGGAGAGTCTAAGTTTCACAATCATCCTCAAGAAggcaaaaataaatatagtgatTTCTTTGGAGACTTGGAGTTGGGACAAGAAGATAATGATGTGGATTCGGTTGGAACACCTTCACCTTCGTTGGAGCCAATCAAAAGTGAACTGGTTggtaaaaatacattaaatcaTCATGCCTCAAAGGAAATGGTGCCAAAATTAGAGGCTCCTTCAAAAGGGCCTTATCAAGTGCCTCCACCTTCCAATAATGGTCCTATTGGTGATGCAGTTCATGGATTGTCGGTTCCTCCCCTGGTGAAAGAATATTGGGTAGGTTGTGACAAGTGTCAGAAGTGGCGGCTTCTTCCTCTTGGTATATATCCAAATTCTCTTCCTGAGAAGTGGCTGTGCAGCATGCTCGATTGGCT GCCTGGCATGAACCGATGTAGTGTTAGCGAAGAAGAGACAACAAAAGCTGTAACTGCCCATAACCTACTTCCTCCATCCAATGGTCAAGCGATTCAGTCTGGTCAATCTGATGTTGTTGTTATGTCTGGCCCATACTCGAGGAATGCTGTTCGGGCTGATCAGAGCCATGAAAATCGTGGACTTCCTTCTATGCCATGTGTAGCAAAGAAGAAACCTGCAGTGAAAGAAATGTCAAATTCTATGGATCTGGGTGGCACTGAGCAGTCACTGAAGAAGAATATTAAGGCATCTTCTCAAAGCAGAAGCTTAAATGAAGTTGGCCATATTTTCCCTGCAGCAGATGACCTTCCACCTCACAAAAACAAacacaaagagaaaaataagcAACTTGATTACCGTTCTGAAGGAG GTGATATGAGGAGCTCTAAGATAACAAACAAAGGAGGCCTTGACCATTCTGATCAAGATGAAGATCTTTCAAGTGGTGCCAAGAGAACTAAAAGAGATAATAATGCACATCAAATGGATGAAGGTGGTTCTTTCGAGAAAGCACGCCCTAGCTCTAGTAGCGGACTGTCAGTAAATGCATCAGGGAAAGCGGAACACAGGTCTAAGGAACATTTGAAGGTCAACAAGAGTGAAGGAAATAACAGTTCAAATTATGATGCAAAGGATGTAAGAAAGAGGAAACTGAATGAAGATAGCAAGCAAGTTTACACTGACGTCCCTCAGGATTGCAGGGGCACTACAGAAGAAACAAATGAAAACAATCATAAAATAGTAAAGAGGGCAAAGGTCTCTATTTCAGGGTGGAAGGAAGGCGATAGTAAGGGTAAAAGCTCTATTGAACCTTTGGTAAAAGAAAGTGGATCTCGCCAACCCTCTGTAGCTGCTGCTTCAAGCTCTTCAAAAGTTTCAGGGTCCCCAGTGGAATCAgtatcttcttctcctttgaggatTTCGACTCATGATAAGGCTAAATTAACTAGAAGGGATCCTGAGCCAAAAGAAGATTGTAGAAGAAACTCAGATAGTCAAGACGAGGGGAGGAGGGAACGTGCATTTGATGCTCCAGGCAAAAATGGGGAATACCCTGGTGTTAGTAGAGCTAGAGTAATTGAGGTACCCTCTCAGTTAGAAAATCGCCGTTCTGCAGATACTCATCCTCCTACCAAATTGCCAACAATAGATCATCACGGCAATGATGATGGAAAAAGAAATGAGAATGAGGGTTACTTAGACACATCACATGCTAGGAAATCCGGAAAGGGTTCGTTGTCTCGATCTAAGGATAGCGATGGAGGTTTTAAGGACAAACTTTCTAATTTTAGTAAAGAATTTGCTGACAATTCATTTCCTAGTGAAGACATTGCAAGGTCTGGAAAGATTAGGGTTATGGATAAAATAGATCCTGTGGATAAAGTGGCAATTCAGAAGGCTAAAAGTAATACTCAGTTGAAATTGAATGTTAAAGTAGATACGGTTTCCTCCAAGCAAGAACAAAAGCAGAATCAGAATCAGCGATTTGATGATGATGGGGAAAAATCTTCCAGAAAGTCTACTTATGGAAAGATGGATCAGATAGAATCGTTGGGGAGAGAAAAGTCTAACTTGTTACCACCTTCTGGAAGAAGTCAAAACGAGGGTTTGAAGCTTGCAAATGGCACTTCTGAAGGTTATGGTTCAGTTAAGCGTGCAAAAAATGGGAAAACTTTAGAAAGCGATCAGCCAACTAAGCCGAGCCCACTTAGAAGGGATTCATTTAGCCAATCAGCCAGTACAGCTGTAAAAGAGGCAAAGGATCTCAAACATATGGCGGATCGTCTTAAg AAGAATTCTGGAGAAAGTGGTGAAAGCACAAGTCTTTATTTCCAGGCTGCCCTTAAGTTTCTTCATGGAGCTTCTTTAATGGAACTTAGCAGTACCGAAACTTCCAAGCAAAATGAAATGATTCTGTCTACCCAGACTTATAGTAGTACTGCCAAACTTTGCGA CTTTTGTGCACATGAATATGAGAAGTCCAAAGACATGGCTCATGCTGCTCTGGCATACAAATGCATGGAAGTGGCCTATTTGAGGGTAGTTTATACTTCACATAACAGTGCAAGCAGAGCTCGACATGAATTGCAGACAGCACTTCATATAGTTCCtg GCGAATCTCCTTCTTCTTCAGCCTCTGATGTCGATAACTTAAATCACCTAGCAGCCGCAGACAAGTCCCTGTTAACAAAGGGTGTTAGCTCTCCTCAAATTGCTGAACATGTTATTACTGCAAAAAACCGTCCTAGCTTTCAGCGAGTGCTCAATTTT GCACAGGATGCAAATTATGCAATGGAAGCCTCAAGGAAGTTCAGAGCTGCTTTTGCAGCTGCAAAAGCTAGAAATGAAGAGAATCTAAGTTCTGTGAAGAGAGCTCTTGACGTCAATTTTAGTGATGTGGAAGGATTACTACGTCTAATTCGATTAGCAATGGATGCTATGGGCCGATGA
- the LOC124920223 gene encoding cysteine-tryptophan domain-containing zinc finger protein 3-like isoform X2 — protein sequence MISVVSRDGRKRLPLDCSVEEKMDETELEEGEAFSSHEVDDSSIDPDALSYIDEKLQDFLGHFQKDFEGGVVSAENLGAMYGGYGSFLPTYQRSPPIAQNSVSNESINIKHIEKTSSQSNLVKEEPSSRLELVNHSAHSSDQKNLRVRIKVGSETVKKNSELYSGLGLDVSPASSLNDSTTDSEDGPDVSPTSILRIMTSLPLLDGVVLSPLTDHMVCLTEREKLRIDSARRSSSNGCHPGLKVKRAENGIRGPLKKEADIDIMDCDELVANTLKLPLLSRSADYAAKGNVKLDHNSEIADLVKEEEKLVSFSKPSAQALNGSKSQTEGVKGSSNWKAIKEECDMETTAVKEQTSLVGKKKPKSKHNVQDAKVTKDSSHVNGHLSKTKIGESKFHNHPQEGKNKYSDFFGDLELGQEDNDVDSVGTPSPSLEPIKSELVGKNTLNHHASKEMVPKLEAPSKGPYQVPPPSNNGPIGDAVHGLSVPPLVKEYWVGCDKCQKWRLLPLGIYPNSLPEKWLCSMLDWLPGMNRCSVSEEETTKAVTAHNLLPPSNGQAIQSGQSDVVVMSGPYSRNAVRADQSHENRGLPSMPCVAKKKPAVKEMSNSMDLGGTEQSLKKNIKASSQSRSLNEVGHIFPAADDLPPHKNKHKEKNKQLDYRSEGGDMRSSKITNKGGLDHSDQDEDLSSGAKRTKRDNNAHQMDEGGSFEKARPSSSSGLSVNASGKAEHRSKEHLKVNKSEGNNSSNYDAKDVRKRKLNEDSKQVYTDVPQDCRGTTEETNENNHKIVKRAKVSISGWKEGDSKGKSSIEPLVKESGSRQPSVAAASSSSKVSGSPVESVSSSPLRISTHDKAKLTRRDPEPKEDCRRNSDSQDEGRRERAFDAPGKNGEYPGVSRARVIEVPSQLENRRSADTHPPTKLPTIDHHGNDDGKRNENEGYLDTSHARKSGKGSLSRSKDSDGGFKDKLSNFSKEFADNSFPSEDIARSGKIRVMDKIDPVDKVAIQKAKSNTQLKLNVKVDTVSSKQEQKQNQNQRFDDDGEKSSRKSTYGKMDQIESLGREKSNLLPPSGRSQNEGLKLANGTSEGYGSVKRAKNGKTLESDQPTKPSPLRRDSFSQSASTAVKEAKDLKHMADRLKNSGESGESTSLYFQAALKFLHGASLMELSSTETSKQNEMILSTQTYSSTAKLCDFCAHEYEKSKDMAHAALAYKCMEVAYLRVVYTSHNSASRARHELQTALHIVPGESPSSSASDVDNLNHLAAADKSLLTKGVSSPQIAEHVITAKNRPSFQRVLNFAQDANYAMEASRKFRAAFAAAKARNEENLSSVKRALDVNFSDVEGLLRLIRLAMDAMGR from the exons ATGATTTCTGTGGTGAGTAGAGATGGGAGGAAACGGTTACCTTTAGACTGTTCTGTTGAAGAAAAGATGGATGAGACTGAGCTTGAAGAAGGAGAGGCTTTTTCATCTCATGAAGTTGATGATTCGTCCATTGACCCTGATGCTCTATCATATATT GATGAGAAACTTCAAGACTTCCTTGGACATTTCCAGAAGGATTTTGAAGGTGGTGTTGTCTCAGCTGAGAATTTGG GGGCAATGTATGGTGGGTATGGCTCTTTTCTGCCTACCTATCAACGCTCTCCGCCGATAGCTCAGAACAGTGTCTCGAATGAGTCGATAAACATCAAGCATATTGag AAGACATCTTCTCAGAGTAATTTGGTGAAGGAAGAGCCATCTTCAAGGCTTGAGCTTGTTAACCACTCTGCTCATTCATCTGACCAGAAAAATTTGAGAGTTCGAATTAAAGTAGGGTCTGAGACAGTTAAGAAAAATTCTGAACTGTACAGTGGTCTTGGCCTCGATGTTTCTCCAGCTTCATCACTTAATGATAGCACAACTGACAGTGAAGATGGGCCAGATGTCTCACCTACTAGCATTCTCCGG ATTATGACATCATTGCCACTCCTCGATGGCGTAGTATTATCTCCTCTTACTGATCACATGGTTTGCTTGACTGAAAGGGAGAAGTTGCGGATAGATAGTGCACGCAGATCAAGTTCAAACGGGTGTCATCCTGGTTTAAAAGTAAAGAGGGCTGAAAATGGCATCCGTGGTCCATTGAAGAAAGAGGCTGATATTGACATCATGGATTGCGATGAACTTGTTGCTAATACATTGAAGCTTCCTCTTTTGTCTAGATCAGCTGACTATGCTGCGAAGGGTAATGTGAAACTCGATCACAATTCAGAAATAGCTGATCTAGTTAAAGAGGAAGAAAAGTTGGTTAGCTTTTCAAAACCTAGTGCACAGGCTCTAAATGGAAGCAAATCCCAAACTGAGGGAGTCAAGGGCTCTTCAAATTGGAAGGCTATCAAAGAAGAGTGTGATATGGAAACAACAGCTGTGAAGGAGCAAACATCTTTAGTTGGGAAGAAGAAACCGAAAAGTAAACATAATGTGCAAGATGCAAAAGTTACTAAAGACAGTTCCCATGTTAACGGGCATCTCTCGAAAACCAAGATTGGAGAGTCTAAGTTTCACAATCATCCTCAAGAAggcaaaaataaatatagtgatTTCTTTGGAGACTTGGAGTTGGGACAAGAAGATAATGATGTGGATTCGGTTGGAACACCTTCACCTTCGTTGGAGCCAATCAAAAGTGAACTGGTTggtaaaaatacattaaatcaTCATGCCTCAAAGGAAATGGTGCCAAAATTAGAGGCTCCTTCAAAAGGGCCTTATCAAGTGCCTCCACCTTCCAATAATGGTCCTATTGGTGATGCAGTTCATGGATTGTCGGTTCCTCCCCTGGTGAAAGAATATTGGGTAGGTTGTGACAAGTGTCAGAAGTGGCGGCTTCTTCCTCTTGGTATATATCCAAATTCTCTTCCTGAGAAGTGGCTGTGCAGCATGCTCGATTGGCT GCCTGGCATGAACCGATGTAGTGTTAGCGAAGAAGAGACAACAAAAGCTGTAACTGCCCATAACCTACTTCCTCCATCCAATGGTCAAGCGATTCAGTCTGGTCAATCTGATGTTGTTGTTATGTCTGGCCCATACTCGAGGAATGCTGTTCGGGCTGATCAGAGCCATGAAAATCGTGGACTTCCTTCTATGCCATGTGTAGCAAAGAAGAAACCTGCAGTGAAAGAAATGTCAAATTCTATGGATCTGGGTGGCACTGAGCAGTCACTGAAGAAGAATATTAAGGCATCTTCTCAAAGCAGAAGCTTAAATGAAGTTGGCCATATTTTCCCTGCAGCAGATGACCTTCCACCTCACAAAAACAAacacaaagagaaaaataagcAACTTGATTACCGTTCTGAAGGAG GTGATATGAGGAGCTCTAAGATAACAAACAAAGGAGGCCTTGACCATTCTGATCAAGATGAAGATCTTTCAAGTGGTGCCAAGAGAACTAAAAGAGATAATAATGCACATCAAATGGATGAAGGTGGTTCTTTCGAGAAAGCACGCCCTAGCTCTAGTAGCGGACTGTCAGTAAATGCATCAGGGAAAGCGGAACACAGGTCTAAGGAACATTTGAAGGTCAACAAGAGTGAAGGAAATAACAGTTCAAATTATGATGCAAAGGATGTAAGAAAGAGGAAACTGAATGAAGATAGCAAGCAAGTTTACACTGACGTCCCTCAGGATTGCAGGGGCACTACAGAAGAAACAAATGAAAACAATCATAAAATAGTAAAGAGGGCAAAGGTCTCTATTTCAGGGTGGAAGGAAGGCGATAGTAAGGGTAAAAGCTCTATTGAACCTTTGGTAAAAGAAAGTGGATCTCGCCAACCCTCTGTAGCTGCTGCTTCAAGCTCTTCAAAAGTTTCAGGGTCCCCAGTGGAATCAgtatcttcttctcctttgaggatTTCGACTCATGATAAGGCTAAATTAACTAGAAGGGATCCTGAGCCAAAAGAAGATTGTAGAAGAAACTCAGATAGTCAAGACGAGGGGAGGAGGGAACGTGCATTTGATGCTCCAGGCAAAAATGGGGAATACCCTGGTGTTAGTAGAGCTAGAGTAATTGAGGTACCCTCTCAGTTAGAAAATCGCCGTTCTGCAGATACTCATCCTCCTACCAAATTGCCAACAATAGATCATCACGGCAATGATGATGGAAAAAGAAATGAGAATGAGGGTTACTTAGACACATCACATGCTAGGAAATCCGGAAAGGGTTCGTTGTCTCGATCTAAGGATAGCGATGGAGGTTTTAAGGACAAACTTTCTAATTTTAGTAAAGAATTTGCTGACAATTCATTTCCTAGTGAAGACATTGCAAGGTCTGGAAAGATTAGGGTTATGGATAAAATAGATCCTGTGGATAAAGTGGCAATTCAGAAGGCTAAAAGTAATACTCAGTTGAAATTGAATGTTAAAGTAGATACGGTTTCCTCCAAGCAAGAACAAAAGCAGAATCAGAATCAGCGATTTGATGATGATGGGGAAAAATCTTCCAGAAAGTCTACTTATGGAAAGATGGATCAGATAGAATCGTTGGGGAGAGAAAAGTCTAACTTGTTACCACCTTCTGGAAGAAGTCAAAACGAGGGTTTGAAGCTTGCAAATGGCACTTCTGAAGGTTATGGTTCAGTTAAGCGTGCAAAAAATGGGAAAACTTTAGAAAGCGATCAGCCAACTAAGCCGAGCCCACTTAGAAGGGATTCATTTAGCCAATCAGCCAGTACAGCTGTAAAAGAGGCAAAGGATCTCAAACATATGGCGGATCGTCTTAAg AATTCTGGAGAAAGTGGTGAAAGCACAAGTCTTTATTTCCAGGCTGCCCTTAAGTTTCTTCATGGAGCTTCTTTAATGGAACTTAGCAGTACCGAAACTTCCAAGCAAAATGAAATGATTCTGTCTACCCAGACTTATAGTAGTACTGCCAAACTTTGCGA CTTTTGTGCACATGAATATGAGAAGTCCAAAGACATGGCTCATGCTGCTCTGGCATACAAATGCATGGAAGTGGCCTATTTGAGGGTAGTTTATACTTCACATAACAGTGCAAGCAGAGCTCGACATGAATTGCAGACAGCACTTCATATAGTTCCtg GCGAATCTCCTTCTTCTTCAGCCTCTGATGTCGATAACTTAAATCACCTAGCAGCCGCAGACAAGTCCCTGTTAACAAAGGGTGTTAGCTCTCCTCAAATTGCTGAACATGTTATTACTGCAAAAAACCGTCCTAGCTTTCAGCGAGTGCTCAATTTT GCACAGGATGCAAATTATGCAATGGAAGCCTCAAGGAAGTTCAGAGCTGCTTTTGCAGCTGCAAAAGCTAGAAATGAAGAGAATCTAAGTTCTGTGAAGAGAGCTCTTGACGTCAATTTTAGTGATGTGGAAGGATTACTACGTCTAATTCGATTAGCAATGGATGCTATGGGCCGATGA